From a single Methylacidiphilum kamchatkense Kam1 genomic region:
- a CDS encoding YpsA SLOG family protein has translation MIRKIVSGGQTGADRAALDWAIANGIPHGGWCPKGRLSEAGVIPDKYQLSETPTPSYTVRTAWNVWDSDGTLIVTLKPSLTEGSLATQQFAVNFGKPWLHIHETTPEIEATLKKFLSYHSIEILNVAGSRESKEKGIYDFCYRVLDRGIDIERKPESFFQPPYYGLCPQSTFQHTSKIDLFSISQDIIRLEKIQVDAWIGVPEEERRNKQKLLISVDLYIDPGVTRKAHDTDELSTTLDYATVKEIIENIASSKPRKLIESLAEEIATQLLLHPLVSGLRVKVSKFPFPNVAEVSFILKRKKN, from the coding sequence ATGATCAGAAAAATTGTCTCAGGCGGGCAAACAGGAGCGGATAGGGCTGCCTTGGATTGGGCGATTGCCAATGGGATACCGCATGGAGGATGGTGTCCCAAAGGGAGATTATCGGAAGCGGGTGTCATTCCTGATAAATACCAGCTTTCGGAAACTCCCACTCCAAGCTATACAGTAAGAACAGCATGGAATGTTTGGGATTCAGATGGTACCTTGATTGTCACATTAAAACCGTCTCTTACTGAAGGATCTTTAGCGACTCAACAATTTGCAGTAAATTTTGGAAAACCTTGGCTCCACATTCACGAAACGACTCCAGAGATAGAAGCCACCCTCAAAAAATTTTTGTCCTACCATTCCATCGAAATACTTAATGTGGCAGGCTCCAGAGAAAGCAAAGAAAAGGGGATCTATGATTTTTGCTACAGAGTGCTTGATCGGGGTATTGATATTGAAAGAAAACCTGAATCTTTTTTTCAGCCTCCCTATTATGGATTGTGTCCACAATCAACTTTTCAACACACAAGCAAAATCGACCTTTTCTCCATTTCTCAAGATATCATTAGGTTAGAGAAAATCCAAGTTGATGCATGGATCGGGGTACCAGAAGAAGAAAGAAGGAATAAACAAAAACTCCTTATTTCTGTTGATCTCTATATAGATCCAGGGGTTACTCGTAAAGCTCATGATACAGATGAATTATCCACCACGCTCGATTACGCTACTGTCAAAGAAATCATAGAAAATATAGCTAGTAGCAAACCTAGAAAACTCATCGAATCCCTTGCCGAAGAGATCGCTACACAATTACTCCTCCATCCTTTGGTTTCAGGGCTGAGAGTAAAAGTCTCAAAGTTTCCCTTTCCTAACGTAGCCGAAGTTTCTTTTATCTTAAAAAGAAAGAAAAATTAA
- a CDS encoding peroxiredoxin, with the protein MGSPIPDVWALDPVGNPVSVRELCSKGLVLLYFFPKANTPGCTVQACNLRDHLAELQKANVQVIGISRDKPTVQKKFIQNNRLNFMLLCDPSGEVCKEFAIPLFFGMPKRLSFLIKDGKVLWRDCHPNIWNTAAEVLEALEASNFWPKD; encoded by the coding sequence GTGGGCTCGCCCATTCCCGATGTTTGGGCATTGGATCCCGTAGGCAATCCAGTCTCCGTAAGAGAGCTTTGTTCGAAAGGATTGGTTTTGCTATATTTTTTCCCAAAAGCTAACACTCCTGGTTGCACTGTCCAAGCCTGTAATCTCCGGGATCATTTAGCTGAGCTACAGAAAGCTAATGTTCAGGTTATTGGAATAAGCAGAGACAAGCCCACTGTACAAAAAAAATTCATTCAAAACAATCGGCTCAATTTTATGCTGCTTTGTGACCCAAGCGGAGAGGTTTGTAAGGAATTTGCTATCCCCCTTTTCTTTGGAATGCCCAAACGCCTTTCATTTTTGATTAAAGATGGCAAAGTGTTATGGCGTGATTGTCACCCCAATATTTGGAATACAGCTGCAGAAGTTCTAGAAGCCCTTGAAGCAAGCAATTTCTGGCCAAAAGATTGA
- a CDS encoding M20/M25/M40 family metallo-hydrolase has translation MKKESFDFLCALLKSPSPSGWESPAQQIWIDYVKGFAHRLDKDAYGNAVAYLNPEGNPKILVNGHIDEIAFQIQYIDDSGFLYFSPVGGPDPKLAKGRKVNIYHEGNLIPGVIGTLAIHLQEKETQEKPPKWSELFIDIGASSKEEALQHVQIGDWALYDSSFFPILNDIWIARGCDDKVGAFAAAEVLRICSEESVSGPCIIAASTIQEENGLYGASMIGYSVHPDIAIVFDVGHATDIPIVDKKKFGDIRLGKGPILSHGSINHPGVVKTLDKLAHQLGIAHQHSIDPRRSGTDADALFIQKGGIPSCVIGIPNRYMHSPIEAFHLKDLEMAAFWVSCFCKEIKSKDDILYT, from the coding sequence ATGAAAAAAGAATCCTTTGATTTTCTCTGTGCCCTTTTAAAAAGTCCCAGTCCATCCGGTTGGGAAAGCCCGGCTCAACAAATATGGATTGACTATGTAAAGGGTTTTGCCCATCGACTAGATAAAGATGCCTATGGGAATGCTGTGGCCTATTTAAATCCAGAAGGCAACCCCAAGATTTTAGTGAATGGACACATTGATGAAATTGCCTTTCAGATCCAATATATCGATGACTCTGGGTTTCTCTACTTTTCTCCAGTTGGAGGGCCAGATCCAAAACTCGCCAAAGGTAGGAAAGTCAACATCTACCATGAGGGCAACCTTATTCCTGGGGTAATTGGAACGCTTGCCATTCATTTGCAAGAAAAAGAAACGCAAGAAAAACCTCCCAAATGGAGTGAACTTTTTATTGATATTGGAGCATCCAGCAAAGAAGAAGCGCTGCAGCATGTACAGATTGGAGATTGGGCCCTTTACGATAGCAGTTTTTTCCCTATCCTCAACGATATTTGGATAGCTAGAGGATGTGACGACAAAGTCGGGGCTTTTGCTGCCGCAGAAGTCTTGAGGATCTGTTCCGAAGAAAGCGTCTCTGGCCCTTGTATTATAGCAGCTTCGACAATTCAAGAAGAAAATGGACTCTATGGGGCAAGTATGATCGGTTATTCAGTCCATCCCGATATTGCCATTGTCTTCGATGTCGGACATGCCACTGATATTCCGATTGTCGACAAAAAGAAATTCGGAGATATTCGACTCGGAAAAGGTCCCATATTAAGCCATGGAAGCATCAATCATCCAGGAGTAGTTAAGACTTTAGATAAACTGGCCCATCAATTAGGGATAGCTCATCAGCATAGCATTGATCCAAGACGCTCAGGAACGGATGCGGACGCTTTATTTATTCAAAAAGGAGGCATTCCTAGCTGTGTTATCGGAATTCCAAATAGATATATGCATAGCCCAATAGAAGCTTTTCATTTAAAGGATTTGGAAATGGCTGCTTTTTGGGTTTCTTGTTTCTGCAAAGAAATTAAAAGCAAGGATGATATCCTATATACTTAA
- a CDS encoding VTT domain-containing protein — translation MEENLFPFFLMTVLLDFLFHWDHYLQVIVLTHKDWIYPLLFLLIFCETGLVLTPFLPGDSLVFTLGIFAAKGWLNLYTLFFLLTLAAIGGDSLNYLFGNKFGKFFYASSASFFIKKEHIQKTEDFFNQYGSKAIFLSRFIPIVRTFTPFIAGIGSMAYSRFLFFNVFGGLCWIGLFLGTGYFLGNQPLIKNHFKTFIYLIIFFSLFPLVIEWIKSKLYTKTNLAVENFSKKRKADHMKTE, via the coding sequence GTGGAGGAAAACTTATTCCCATTCTTTTTAATGACTGTGCTATTGGATTTTCTTTTCCATTGGGATCATTATTTACAAGTAATAGTTTTAACCCATAAAGACTGGATCTATCCCTTGCTCTTTCTCCTTATTTTTTGTGAAACGGGCTTAGTGTTAACTCCCTTTTTACCAGGAGACTCCTTAGTTTTTACTCTTGGAATTTTTGCTGCCAAAGGCTGGCTCAATCTCTACACTTTGTTTTTTTTGTTGACACTAGCAGCTATTGGGGGAGACAGTCTTAATTATCTTTTTGGAAACAAATTTGGAAAATTTTTTTATGCTTCCTCAGCATCCTTTTTTATAAAAAAGGAACACATTCAAAAAACCGAAGATTTTTTCAATCAATATGGATCCAAAGCGATTTTTTTGTCTCGGTTCATCCCTATCGTTCGAACTTTTACTCCATTTATTGCTGGAATAGGATCTATGGCTTACAGCCGCTTTCTTTTTTTTAATGTTTTTGGTGGTCTCTGCTGGATTGGGCTTTTCCTTGGAACCGGTTATTTCCTAGGCAATCAACCTCTCATAAAAAATCATTTTAAAACCTTTATCTACCTCATTATCTTTTTTTCCCTTTTCCCCTTAGTCATCGAGTGGATAAAATCGAAGCTTTATACCAAAACCAATCTGGCAGTTGAAAATTTCAGTAAGAAAAGAAAAGCTGATCATATGAAAACGGAATGA
- a CDS encoding FAD-binding oxidoreductase, with translation MELWTEELHRLFPEKFSTSEEQLSKYATDAWLVSRAPDGVFFPESKEDVVALMQFAFSRGIYVTARGGGRGYVGGAVPVKGGVVVSFEKMNRIKEIHPIDGVAVVEPGVITGVLQEKVKAMGLFYPPDPASVMECTIGGNVATNAGGPRCLKYGVTRNYILGLEVVLSDGSVAKVGGRTIKNKTGFDLTSLFVGSEGMLGLVTEITLKLLSFPPLKACLSAYFERMDQAILCVNKILSSGVLPAALEIADRFTLQCAREFTKGEIPPFDAHILLETDGSIGAVHSDIEFFEKIIREFQPKELTRAVGEDACEKLWQSRRLFSMSLKASGLTKLNEDVTVPRSRLADLISLGEYLQSHYGLIVACFGHAGDGNIHVNLMVDWSKKENREKAQEALNVLFDSVILWNGSITGEHGIGIAKLPWWNKAVSQQTRLLHEKIKKALDPKGILNPGKFV, from the coding sequence ATGGAATTATGGACTGAGGAACTACATCGGCTTTTCCCAGAGAAGTTTTCAACCAGTGAGGAACAACTAAGCAAGTATGCTACAGATGCTTGGCTTGTATCGAGAGCACCAGATGGCGTTTTTTTCCCTGAATCAAAAGAAGATGTTGTGGCCTTGATGCAATTTGCTTTCTCTCGAGGTATTTATGTGACTGCTAGAGGTGGAGGGAGAGGCTATGTAGGAGGAGCTGTTCCAGTAAAAGGGGGAGTGGTTGTTTCTTTTGAAAAAATGAACCGGATCAAAGAAATACATCCAATAGATGGAGTAGCTGTGGTTGAGCCTGGGGTTATCACGGGAGTACTACAGGAAAAAGTAAAAGCGATGGGTCTTTTTTATCCCCCTGATCCTGCCAGTGTGATGGAATGTACTATTGGCGGAAATGTCGCGACGAACGCAGGTGGGCCTCGCTGTCTTAAATATGGAGTGACCCGAAATTACATCTTAGGCCTTGAGGTTGTGCTTTCCGATGGATCGGTAGCCAAAGTGGGGGGGAGGACGATTAAGAATAAAACCGGCTTTGATTTAACAAGCCTCTTTGTTGGTTCCGAAGGGATGCTGGGGCTAGTCACTGAAATTACTCTTAAGCTGCTTTCTTTTCCTCCACTGAAAGCCTGTCTATCCGCTTATTTTGAACGGATGGATCAGGCTATTTTGTGTGTGAATAAAATTTTATCTTCTGGTGTTCTTCCCGCTGCTCTGGAAATTGCTGATAGGTTTACCCTTCAATGCGCAAGAGAATTTACTAAAGGAGAAATTCCGCCTTTCGATGCCCATATTTTATTGGAAACCGATGGAAGCATTGGGGCAGTCCATTCTGATATCGAGTTTTTTGAGAAAATAATAAGGGAATTTCAACCAAAGGAACTGACAAGAGCCGTGGGAGAAGATGCGTGTGAAAAATTATGGCAGTCGCGCCGTCTCTTCTCAATGTCCCTTAAAGCCAGTGGACTCACTAAACTCAACGAAGATGTTACTGTTCCGCGGAGTCGGCTCGCTGATTTAATAAGCCTAGGGGAATATCTTCAAAGCCACTATGGATTGATTGTCGCTTGTTTTGGTCATGCAGGAGATGGAAATATCCATGTCAATCTGATGGTTGATTGGTCAAAAAAAGAGAATCGTGAGAAGGCTCAAGAGGCCTTGAATGTTCTGTTTGATTCGGTAATATTGTGGAATGGTTCTATTACAGGAGAACATGGTATTGGAATTGCTAAATTGCCGTGGTGGAATAAGGCGGTCAGTCAACAGACCCGATTGCTTCATGAAAAGATTAAAAAGGCGTTGGATCCTAAAGGTATTTTAAACCCTGGAAAATTTGTTTAA
- a CDS encoding outer membrane protein encodes MTHLRWKALCLQTNLWILLVGLVIWASPLKAESGDEYTEEKPDLTAGPTNYPNNQSIEGDSSIAATDPISENTLPKEKNNLEKNLKDQKAIQQQAPFSLKTGLYAGVFGGGAFSAPGNYGYSLYPSPVGLATFNPRGGIVNGVGGIEVGYEFPKEAMGTSGSFYWSPSVQFDGYYMGVTAAASQLNTVAGNIAFKDNFNSGLFFIDGILKVYTPILIINFGVGIGGAYMWESSIAGIGSRGSFAGKNLFGRGIDTSSGAAAVQGIAGVERWITDRLSFIVEYRFVWIGGSNFSYAGNPTVFGSGTSINTHFDQFEANLVLGGLRYKF; translated from the coding sequence ATGACACACTTACGCTGGAAGGCTTTATGCCTTCAAACTAACTTGTGGATTCTGCTAGTGGGATTAGTAATTTGGGCTTCGCCTCTGAAAGCGGAAAGCGGAGATGAATATACGGAAGAAAAACCAGATTTGACCGCTGGCCCTACAAACTATCCTAATAATCAATCTATCGAGGGGGATAGTTCCATTGCTGCAACTGATCCAATCAGCGAAAATACCCTCCCGAAAGAGAAAAATAATTTGGAAAAAAATCTGAAAGATCAAAAGGCCATTCAACAACAAGCCCCTTTTTCTTTGAAGACTGGCTTATATGCTGGAGTTTTTGGAGGTGGAGCTTTTTCTGCGCCAGGAAATTATGGATATTCATTGTATCCCTCTCCTGTTGGCCTGGCTACCTTTAATCCACGTGGAGGAATAGTCAATGGGGTTGGAGGGATTGAGGTCGGTTATGAATTTCCTAAGGAAGCTATGGGAACGAGTGGTAGTTTCTATTGGAGCCCATCTGTTCAGTTTGACGGCTATTATATGGGTGTGACTGCTGCGGCTTCCCAGTTGAACACAGTGGCTGGCAATATTGCCTTCAAAGACAATTTTAACTCTGGACTATTTTTTATCGATGGCATTCTCAAAGTCTATACGCCGATTCTCATTATCAATTTTGGAGTAGGCATTGGGGGAGCTTATATGTGGGAGTCCTCTATTGCAGGGATAGGATCCAGAGGGAGTTTTGCAGGGAAAAATCTTTTTGGAAGAGGCATAGACACTTCATCAGGGGCCGCGGCAGTCCAGGGTATTGCTGGGGTTGAAAGATGGATTACTGATAGGTTGAGTTTTATTGTGGAATATCGGTTCGTTTGGATAGGAGGGTCAAACTTTTCCTACGCTGGGAATCCTACTGTGTTCGGTTCTGGTACTTCGATCAATACACATTTTGATCAATTCGAAGCCAATTTGGTGCTTGGAGGCTTAAGATATAAATTTTAA
- a CDS encoding lipase maturation factor family protein codes for MPCPKLQKKFSFFLILPVFLISVLLFLESFSFAYPQWTVKLLNSLSAIRSINNYGAFAIMTTRRPEIIIEGSSDGIEWKEFPFCWKPDDPHKAPAFISPFHPRLDWQMWFAALSTPKENPWFASLLSCLLHGKKEVIKLFKANPFPTSPPKYVRALIYVYEYSSWSEKKRKDSGGTELFMGCIFLLLL; via the coding sequence ATGCCTTGTCCAAAACTTCAGAAGAAATTCTCATTTTTTCTTATTCTTCCTGTTTTTTTGATCAGTGTTCTGCTTTTTTTAGAATCCTTTTCTTTTGCCTATCCACAATGGACTGTAAAACTTCTCAACTCCCTTTCAGCTATACGATCGATAAACAATTATGGAGCCTTTGCCATCATGACAACAAGAAGGCCGGAAATAATTATAGAAGGGAGCTCCGACGGCATCGAATGGAAAGAATTCCCATTTTGTTGGAAACCTGACGACCCTCATAAAGCTCCTGCATTTATCTCTCCATTCCATCCAAGATTAGACTGGCAAATGTGGTTTGCCGCTTTAAGTACACCAAAAGAAAATCCTTGGTTTGCCTCACTTCTCTCTTGCTTGCTTCACGGCAAGAAAGAGGTCATCAAACTTTTCAAAGCCAATCCCTTCCCTACTTCTCCTCCGAAATATGTCCGAGCCCTTATCTATGTCTATGAATATAGCTCTTGGTCAGAAAAAAAGAGAAAGGACTCTGGTGGAACAGAACTCTTTATGGGTTGTATTTTCCTCCTGCTTCTTTAA
- a CDS encoding FMN-dependent NADH-azoreductase, giving the protein MAKILYIEASPRKDRSFSIATAKVFLEAYKANHSTDSITTLDLWSKSLPSFDGYILQSKYAIFHGLEHTPEQKKAWSEVEAIIAHFISFDKYVFSFPMWNFAIPYRLKHYIDILVQPTYTFSYTPQEGYKGLVVGKKACLICSRGGVIQKELNFKNMIFSFLI; this is encoded by the coding sequence ATGGCTAAGATCCTTTATATTGAGGCTTCACCTCGAAAAGATAGATCTTTTTCTATAGCGACGGCAAAAGTATTTCTTGAGGCTTACAAGGCAAATCACTCAACAGACTCCATAACAACGTTGGATCTTTGGTCCAAATCCCTTCCTTCTTTTGATGGCTATATTCTTCAAAGCAAGTATGCCATTTTTCATGGCTTAGAGCATACCCCTGAACAAAAAAAGGCATGGAGTGAAGTCGAAGCAATTATTGCCCACTTTATTAGCTTCGACAAATATGTGTTTTCTTTTCCTATGTGGAATTTTGCTATTCCCTACAGACTTAAGCATTATATAGATATTCTTGTGCAGCCCACTTATACTTTTTCTTATACTCCACAAGAGGGCTACAAAGGATTGGTAGTTGGGAAAAAGGCATGCTTGATATGTTCTAGAGGGGGAGTTATCCAGAAGGAACTGAATTTCAAAAATATGATTTTCAGCTTCCTTATATGA
- a CDS encoding Hsp20/alpha crystallin family protein, with protein sequence MADLLTKRSLFQPSIWDPFKELEEMRRKMASLFERPLELLSSEEIEPFELSEWRPYTDITEDDKEFLVKMDLPGVKKEEVKVSIQNNILTVSGERKIEREEKDKKKRYIRVERAYGAFSRSFELPEGVEEDKISAEFKDGVLYLHMPKGEKAQPKTVEVKVS encoded by the coding sequence ATGGCTGATCTACTCACCAAAAGAAGTTTGTTTCAACCTTCGATTTGGGATCCGTTTAAAGAATTAGAAGAAATGAGACGGAAGATGGCCTCTCTTTTTGAACGACCTCTTGAATTACTATCTTCAGAAGAAATCGAACCGTTTGAATTGAGCGAATGGCGTCCTTATACAGATATTACGGAAGATGATAAGGAGTTCTTGGTAAAAATGGACCTGCCAGGGGTCAAAAAAGAAGAAGTTAAGGTATCGATTCAAAACAATATTTTAACTGTATCGGGAGAAAGAAAGATAGAAAGAGAAGAAAAGGATAAAAAGAAAAGATACATTAGAGTAGAAAGGGCTTATGGAGCTTTTAGTAGGAGTTTCGAGTTGCCTGAGGGTGTTGAAGAAGACAAAATATCTGCGGAGTTCAAAGATGGGGTGCTTTATCTCCATATGCCCAAAGGTGAGAAAGCACAGCCCAAGACTGTTGAAGTGAAGGTGAGTTAA